One Candidatus Nitronauta litoralis genomic window, GCATCGACCAAAACCACCTACTCATTTTTTTTATGGGGACTTCCCTGAAAAGACAATTGTTCCGGGAAACTAGATTGCGTCTTCTCCCCTTTCACCTGTGCGAATACGAATCACATCCTCCAGGTTAGTAACAAAGATTTTTCCGTCACCAATCCTGCCGGTCTGGGCACCTTTCATTATCGTGTTGATTACATCATCCACCTGAGAATCCGGGATGATGATCTCCACCTTGATCTTTGGGAGAAAATCCACTACATATTCGGCTCCGCGGTACAATTCGGTGTGGCCCTTCTGTCGGCCAAACCCTTTCACCTCGCTGACAGTGATCCCCTTAATCCCAATTTCATTCAGCTTGTCTTTTACTTCATCCAGTTTGAAAGGCTTGATGATCGCTTCAACCTTCTTCATAAAATCGTACCTCACTTTCAGCATTGAGGATGATACCGGACCACCTCCGATCCGCTCTCTCCCCTGAGAAAAATCCTGTTTTATCCAGCATGGAGCCAGGGCCTACCTTGAGGATTTCCATTTGAAAAAAGAACAATACCAAATTTCACCCCCCTGAGGCTATCCTAAATCAAGCCTCGAGATGCATGACCTCCTCTCAGGTTACAATCTAATATACAATTATCATGCCAACCCGGAGCAAAACCATCCGGCACACAAAGCCATAAAGCCTTGTTTTTATTGAGTTTTAATTTTAACTGAATGGCCTGCCAAAACCACACATTCCAACAGATTTTGCTTATGCTCTATTTTTAATCAACAAAATAATTGCTGATCAAAATAATGGCATATCTCTAATCAACCGCTTCAGTTATTTGATTCAAAGCTTCGTCGAGCTCTTTTTGCTTTTGGGCCAGTAGGCGGTCATCCGCCTTTTTAGGAAGTGTGATGGGATGACCAAAATTCAGTGTGCATTTAGAAAAAGGCAGGGGAAGTACAAACCGGTCCCAGGAGTTGAATTCGTGCCTCGGACTTGCTCCGAACGTCATCGGGATCAAAGGGGCTCCTGTGATTCTGGATAATTGAACACTCCCGACCTGGGCAACATGACGAGGGCCACGTGAACCATCTGCCACCACCACAACCCGCTCATCCCTTTTCAACGCTTTTAGCAATTCCTTGGACGCCGCAAGGGTATTTTTATAAGACGACCCCCTCACAACTGTGTATCCCAATAGAACACCCAGCCGGGCCAATACTTCAGCATCCTGACTTGGACTGACCAGGATATTCCAGTCCTTACGTCCGCGAAAATAGAATAACAGAAAAAAAATCCGGCTGTGCCAATGCGTCATGATGTAACGGCCCGGAAGGTTTTCAAAGTATTCTTCGTTCTCCGGACTCAGGTTGGTGACCCGCAGTGTTCGACACCAGACCTGCAACAACAGGTAAGCAAGGTAGGGCAGGATGTATTTAATGAGGATTTGTTTCAAGTCCCATTTCCTTTGCCATATCAGCCGCTACCCGGTAGACCACCCCCGGTGTTCCAAGGGAATCCCGAACACCCGCCATACGGTTTCGTATCGTATTCCTGATTGTCGGATCTTTTAAAACCTTCAGGGCTTCGGTAGCCAGCCGTTCAGGTGTCACCTGTTCATTCAACAACTCGGGCGCCACCTCTTCTTCAGCAACAATATTAACCAGTCCAAACCATTTGATTTTTACGAGCCAACTTAACAAAGCATAAGAGACAGGATTGACACGATAAATAATCACTTGAGGACAAGTGAAGAGCGCAGCTTCCAAAGTAGCCGAACCCGATGCCAGAATTAAGATATCGCTGGCCTGCATAACCTCATAATTTTTTCCGGGAACCAGCAACACTTCCACAGGATAGGGTTCAATCCGGCGGCTAATTTCAGACTCATCGATTGTATCGGCAACGGGCAGGAGGAACTGGCAATCAGCAATTTCTTTTTTTATCAACACTGCTGCCTTCATCATGTCATCGAGCAAATAACGTATTTCACTTTTTCGACTGCCGGGAAGTAACCCGACAACGGGCGTTCCGGGCTTCAGGTTCAATTCATCTTGAGTCGCTTCAAGTGATTGCCGTGGCTTCACAAGGTCAACAAACGGATGTCCGAGAAATGCCACTGGCACGCCAGCACTTTTATAAATCTCCTCTTCAAAAGGGAGGACCACATACATTTTGGTTACATATTTTTTGATGCGGTGGATGCGCCCCGAACGGGAGGCCCATATTTGGGGTCCAATATAAAACAGCGCGGGGCAGTCAAATTGTTTACACACACCTGCGAGGATAAGGTTGAATGCAGGATAGTTGATCAGAATCGCAGCGCGGTAATCGCCCCGGGCAATGCGACGACGTAAATCAAAAAAAAGTGTGAGATGGCGAAACAGGGTACCAATCAATTCAACAAACCCGACCGCACCCAGACCTTCTATACCTGAAAGTATCTTGACACCGGCGGCTTTCATCGCCTGCCCACCAACACCCTCAAACTCAATGTTCAAATGTTTTTCCCTGAATGCCTTGACCAGTCCACCACCGTGCAAATCTCCTGAAGCCTCCCCGGCGATGATGAGCACGCGATTTGATTGGGAAGAGGTCAACAGGTACGCTCCGTCAAGTCAAATACATACGATGGAAAGTCCGGCAGCGTCCGCCATATCAACCACCTTTTTGCGGTTTATGAGCATCACCCGGCCTGCTTCCAGCGCAAGTGCAGACGCTTTTCCTTTGATCATCAGCTCAATAGTATGAGGACCGACGCCGGGCGCATCGAAACGATAATCCTGATTGGTCCGGCTCACTTTAACAACCGAACAACCCCCGTTTGAAAATTCGCATCCACGTTCGATCGCCTTATCGGTACCTTCAACAGCTTCCACGGCGATTACGGTTTCGTTTCGGACCACAATCGTCTGGCCAATTTCCTGATCCGCCATACTACGCGCGATTGGCATTCCAAACCTGATATCCGTCATGATTTTCTCGGAAGGTTGTTTACGGGTAATGACTCCCTTTTCCGGAAACAACTCCGGCACCAGCTCCTTCTGGTCAAGAACAGTTCCACCCAGTTCTTTAATTCGATCAATAACACTGAGCATGAAGGATTTATCCTGATGATTTTTTAACGCCTTTATAAATTTCAAGGCTTCCATATCCAGCATCTGGATGCGAAAGATCATGCTCTTTTCAATCTTTCCCATGATGACAATGCCCGTCACATCTTCATTCTTGAAAGCTTTAAGCATTTTGCCGGGTTGACCGATGTTGATATTGAAATTTTTCTCGACCAGAGGTTCCAGCAATTGGCTAATATCTTTGGTCAGGGAAATTGAAACGATCCGGATTCCCTGAGCTTTGGCCTTTTCCGCGAAATATACGGGAACCTCGCCGGCGCCGGCGATCAAACCTATGAGTTGAGCGCTGGATTCCATTTTTCTCTGGTTCTGATTGGGTGGCTATGGGATTGGGGAAATTGGCAACGGCTTCAGGCTAATTGCTGTTGTTCCTTGAATTGCTCCACAATCTTGAGTGCGATTTCAAGGGAATACAGTTCCCGGTCAACACTGGAGTGGCGCGGAGAGCCATTGCTTGCACAATCAATAAAATGCAGGATCTCATGTTTGAGCGGATTATCCTTGTGCACAAAAATCCGCTCAACCAGGGACTCTTGCTTGTAGCGCAGGGATCCCTTATTCATTTGGTGTTCGGATGATGACTGCCGGTGTACGTAAATCTCCTGATCCGTGTAGTCGAGTATGACATAGGAATCTTTAAGAGTAACGCACAGGGTACGTTCTTTATTTTGCGATGCGCGGCTTGCCAGAATGTTCGCAACTGTTCCGTTTTCAAATTGCAATTGAACATTCACCAGATCATCGCGATCTGAGAAAATCGACCGACCCATTACCTGGATACGGCTCACACGCGATTTGACAAGGTTAAGCACGATGTCGATGTCGTGAATCATGACATCCATCACGACACCGTCTTCAATATTCCTCTGTGGGAAAGGCCCGGTACGCTTGCATTCAACATACAGGGGCTCATCAACTATCTTGTGCAACTCCTGGACAGCACCATTGAAACGTTCTACATGGCCAATATGAAGCGTCAGGTTTTTTCCTTCCGCCAGCCGGAACAGTTCCTGCGCCTGGGCCAGGTCATGTGCACAAGGTTTTTCGAGCAGGACATGCACCCCTGCATCGAGAAACAATTTGGCCGTTGAAAAGTGCAAAACTGTTGGCACCGCAATAACAACCCCATCTACCTTGCCGATGGCATCTTCCGCTCTGGTCACAAATGGAACGTTGTAGCGTTTGCCGATTTCCTGAGCTCGCTGTTCATTGTTATCCGCCACAAGAGTCAACTCGGCAGCAGATTGTTCAGATAAAACACCGACGTGATATTCGCCCATTTTTCCGACGCCGATCACACCTATTCGAAAAGTTTTCATGATTATTTTATGATTCCACGGGAGGAGGCTTCGATAAAGTTCATAAGATAGCGGATTTCATAGGTATTTTCAATTTCCGACTTAATGCGTTCCACTGCCTGACTTGTGTTGAGGTCGTTGTCTTTCAAAATTGTGAAGGCTTTTTTTAAACCAGCACGAATCGGCGGTCGAAAATTCCGACGCCTCAAACCTACAGAATTGGTACTGACCAGCCGGAGAGGAACGCCTTCTACCAGTGAATAGGGCAATACATCCTGGCGGACCACCGAAAATCCACCAACCATACAATGAGCCCCAATGCGAACAAACTGATGAGCTCCCACCATTCCGGAAACAAAAGCATGTTCACCGATTTCAACATGGCCGGAAAGACCCGTCTGATTGACGATCACAACGTTGTCGGCAACTTTACAATCGTGGCCCAAATGGCTGTAAGCCATTAACATTACGTGCGATCCTACTTCAGTTGCTTTTCCCTCATACATTGAACGGTGAACCGTTACGTATTCCCGTATCACGGTCGACTCGCCCACGCGGACAGATGATTTAATGCTTTGATCAAAACCGGCCACCTGAGGCTCTCCCCCCAGTGAAGCCCCTTGAAAAATTCGACAGTTGGGCCCTATCTCCGTACCGGATTCGATGACAACATGAGACCCGATTTCACATCCCTGCCCAATACGCACACCCTTCCCAATAAGGGTAAAAGGGCCAACACTGACACCTTCGCCCAATTCTGCATCGGGGTGCACAATTGCCTGGGGATGAATATTCACTGTAGATAGAGAGATGGGAACTGGGACTTATCCGGCCTTTTTTTCCGGGAGAGCCCGCAAATGAGATTATTGAAAACTTTCAGTTTGCAGCAAAAGCGTTAAATGGAGTCCGGGTCTTTCATCATGGCCTGAAAAATTCCCTGGGTGACCAGGTTATCGTCAACAAAAGCCTGCCCCTGAAACCGGAACAGCTCCTTGCGTTGCTTGATCTTGACCATTTCCAGTCTAAGGGTATCACCTGGGACCACGGGCTTTCGAAACTTAACTTCATCAATGCCCATAAAAAGAACGATGGGATCACCATCAGGTTTCAGAATACGGCGCCCCAGAATACATCCCACTTGAGCCAGAGCTTCTACAATCAACACGCCGGGCATGACGTGGAATTGGGGGAAATGCCCCACAAAAAAAGGTTCATTGATCGTTACGTTCTTGATGCCTACGATCCGGGATTCATCATCGCATTCAATCACACGGTCAACCAGCAAAAATGGTGGTCGATGGGGAAGGTGTTTTTTGATGTCCTCAATGTCCAGCATTTGGGCCTCTCCTGAAGATTGCCATCCGAGGGTGGGCACCCCCAATAAGGGGGCCAAGGGGGGATTTACTTGTAACTCTTGTTGTACGCCGAGACAGCCGTCTTGGTAACATCCTGGGCATTGTCAAAATAAAACGTGGCGGCTTTTTCAATTATGAGTGTGAATTTCCTTTTTTTGCCCAGGTTTTTGATTACATCGAGCATGCGCTTTGTGATTTTAGCTGTGATTTCCTTTTCCATCTGAGAGAACTCTTCGTTCTTATCCTGGACATACCGTTCAAGGGATTTCTTCTCGTTAATGAAGTTTGCTTCTTTTTGTTTCTTCAACTCAGGGCTAAGAACAAAGCCCTGTTTATTGAGTTCTTCTAAAAGCTTTTTCACTTTTTCTTCACGTGCAGCGATAGTTTTCTGTTCCTTCTCGAACCTGCGATCAAAATCGGCCTTGATGCGTTTAAACTCATTGGTGTCCGCCACCGCCTTCTTTATATTGATAAACCCGATTTTCGGATCTTTTTCTTTTGCGGAAAAAGCCGGAGGAGTCACCGACAAAACCAGGCACATTGCCACAGTGGTCAAGAGGAATAGACGTTTCAACCCTTTCATAAAATCCAATCCCTTCAGTGATTATTTGTGGATGCGGTCGTAGGTTTTGGTCGCGATTTTCGTCAGGTCGGCTGCGGTATCGCTGTAAAACACGGCCTTCTTTTCAAGGATCATGGTGTATTTCCGCTCCTTGCCTATTTTTTTCAGAATTTCCAGCATTTTCCTCAAGATAGAATCCGTAATTTCTTTTTCTTTTCTCTGGAATTCCTCATTCTTGTCTTGAACGTAGCGCTCGAAGGATTTTTTTTCTTTCAAAAACCTTTCTTCTTTCCTGCGCTTTTCCGCATCCTTCAAAATAGTGCCCTGCTTATTGATGTCTTCCAGCATGGCCTTGATTTTGTTTTCTCTTTGAGTGATCAGCTTTTTCTCTTTCTGAAAGTGGGAGCGAAACTGTGTGAACACCCGTTTGAATTCCTTTGTGCCCGCTACCGCTTCCTGAATATCAATGAAGCCGACGCGAACTCCCGCAGCCTGCACGGGATTTCCGAGAGCAAGGATCAGGGCGACAATAGCGACCATACTCGCCAGAACTCTCGTTCCAGATAAAACAGTTCTTATTCCTGACATGGGACCTCGTAGATTTAACAGATTTTTTTAGAATGCGCTTCCTGCAGAGAAGTGGAATTCACCTGAGGATTCACCCGTGCGCTGATCAAGTTTGAAACCGTAGGCGACGCCGATCGGCCCAAAGGGACTTAGGAAACGGACACCTGCGCCAGTACTGTGACGCATCTCGCCGATATCAATCACTTCGGCAGTCCGGCTGATATCGAATCCGCTGCCATAAACATTACCGCGGTCGTAAAACCCAAACAACCGGAACTCATTTGTGATGGGATACTGAAGTTCCAGGTTAAACAATAAAGACTGGTCACCACCGAGCACGCTACCCACTGAGTTTCTCGGTCCTACCTCCTGAATAGTAAAACCACGTAGAGAGCTGGCACCTCCCATAAAATAGCGCTCAAATAGCGGCAATTCCTGGTTGTTATAACCATCGCCAATCTTGATTTCAGCGTGGGCAGCGAACACCAGTTTTTCTATAAGAGGGTAGTAATAGGACACTTCATAACTGGATTTAATGAAGTCCGAACCACCGAGAACACCGCCAGCCACATCAAAGCGTAGCACATGCCTCTGGCCATTTGAAGGGTTTAAAAAGTTGTCTCGGGTATCCCGGATCAATGTCGGCTGTATACGACTGGTCGTGAATGTACCGTTTCGGAAGTCGCTGCTGATATCAATCGCCTGAATATTAGTTACTTCAACTTCCTGGAACTGATAGGCCAGCCCAACCCAGTTATATTCCCCGAGCGATTTCCCGAACCTTAGCCCGGCACCTGTACTCAGCTGTTCAAAACTGAAGGAATTGGATTGTCGGCTAAATAAATCAACACCCAGGGAAATGGTGGAATCAAAAATCCTCGGATCGGTGAAGTTCAGATTGAAATTTGTGCGTCGAGACGAAAGATCCGTGGAAAAGTTTAGACGTTGTCCCCGACCAAACAGATTGTCCTGGGTGATTGAAGCGTTGAATATAAAATTCTCAACTGAACTGAAACCCGCTCCGAGCGACAGGGAACCGGTAGGCCGTTCGGTCACTGTCGTGTTGATATCGATCAGGTCCGATTCTTTACCTCGATGGGTATCAATTTTTACGTCTTCAAAAAACTGAAGGTTATTGATACGCTGTTTGGTGCGTTTCAAAGCCAGGCTGTCAAACAACTGTCCTTCCTGAATCCGGAATTCACGTCGGATCACGTTGTCGCGGGTCTTGGTATTTCCCGCTATATTGATTTCACCGACATAAACCTTGCGCCCCCGATTTACCTTAACCTCAAGATCAACCAGCTTTTTCTGATCGTCCAGCTTGGTATCAGGCAAAACGTCAGCGTAGGCGTATCCACGCGCCGAGTAAAGATCCGTGATCGTGATGATGTCTTTGCGAAGTTTGGAAATATCATAGATATCGCCAGGCTTCAGCTTAACAACTGACAGCAACTCTTCTTCTGAATAAGTGTCGTCTTCCGTTACTTTGATCTTACCAACCCTGTACTGCGGCCCTTCCTGCACAGGAATCGTAATGTAAATCGCTTTTTCTTTTCGATTAATATCTATCTTGGGGTCCAGAACGCGAACCTTGACGAAACCATGATCCTGGTAATAGGCTTCAATCCTGAGCAGGTCGAGTTTTAATATATCTTTCTTGTAAATCCCCGATTCATCCAGAAAAGACAGAAACGTTTCTGATTCTGTTTCCATCTGGTCTTCCAGGTCATCCGCATCGATCGATTTGTTTCCCTTGAAACGAATTTCTTCGATGCTTACTTTTTCACCTTCCTTGATATGAACTGTGACATTCACAATCCCTTCACGGGAGGCAGTGGTTGTCACCCGGGACTCAGCGAAGAAATAACCTTTTTCCTCATAAACCCCCTTCACCTTCTCAACTGTGTCCTGCACCAGGTGTTCTTTAAAAGTTGCTCCACGCTTGAGAGAAATCGCTTTTCGCAGGTCCTTGTTTTCGACCTGGGTATTCCCGACAAAAGACACATCACCGATCGAAGGAATCTCTTCAACCACGTAAATCACTTCTACCCCGTCTTCAAGAGGACGGGTCTCCACCTTGATATCCTTGAATTGACCCAAACTGAAAATCTGTTCGATATCACGACGCACCGTTGACTTCCTCAACGGCTCGTCTTCCCGCGTTTTGATGTAATAAAGAATGGTGGCGGAGTCAATCCTGTCGTTTCCACGAATTTTTACCGCACGGACAATCTTGTCTGATTCTGCAGAGAACCCTCCTAACCCCTGGGCGGAAACTTCACCCACTAAAAAGGTCACACAGGAAAGGATCAGAAAAAGACAAAGAAAGGGCAGGCGGCCCATAACGGCCGATCGGCTGGAACTAATTGATTTTAATAGAGTTAGAGCCAAATTTCTTCAATTCTAAAAAAAGGCAAAAAAAAGCATCAAGTGTTGGAACCGTAAGTCCTAACAACTCAATAACTTAGTTTTTTGCTGTAAACAGGAACCCCCCAGGGCACAGCCCCTGAAAAATCAGGGGACCGGGTTGAGCGCTCCGGATTTCTCTGCAAAGGACAGCTCGTCTCCAGACAGACTCACTTCAATGACTCCGCCATTTTTGAACCTCCCCTTAAGCATTTCATCCGAAAGCACATCTTCGAGGTGTTTTTGGATAGCCCGCCGCAAGGGACGCGCCCCAAAATTTCTATCGTAGCCCTTCTCAGCCAACCATTTTTTGGCATCTTCGGTCATGTCAATAGTCAAACCCTGCTGAATCAACTGCTCATTAAGCAACTGAATTTGAATATCCAGGATTTTGGTAACCGATTCCAGGCTCAAAGGTTTGAACACGATGGTATCGCTCAACCGGTTCAAGAATTCCGGGTTGAACATTTTTCTCAAATCCTGCTTGAGATCTTTTTCCATTTTTTCAAAACTGAGGTCCTCCTCACCTGAATGAAAACCCATGGACCCCTTATCCAGCATTTTTGAACTGATGTTGGATGTGAGGATAATAACGGTGTTTTTGAAGTCAATCACGCGACCATAACTGTCGGTCAATCGACCATCATCCATGATCTGCAACAGGAGATGAAAAACATCAGAGTTGGCCTTTTCAATTTCATCAAACAGAACCACTGAATATGGCTTGCGACGGACTTTTTCCGTCAACTGACCGCCCTCTTCATAGCCGACATATCCAGGAGGCGCACCGGTCAAACGAGAGACATTGAATTTCTCCATGTACTCAGACATGTCAAGACGGATCAGCGCATCGCGCTGGCCAAACATGAACTCGGCCAGTGCTCCCGCAAGCTCAGTCTTCCCAACACCGGTGGGACCAAGAAACAGGAAGCAACCAATGGGGCGCTTGAGGTCCTTAAGGCCTGATCGCGAACGACGTATGGCCTTGGAGATCGCTTCCACCGCGGTAGGCTGACCCACAACCTTACCGGCAAGCTCTTCCGCCATATTAATAAGACGCGTTGACTCCTTTTCTTCAATTCGGTTGAGCGGGATACCGGTCATACTGGAAACAACAGCGGCGATATCCTCTTCCGAAATCGTGGGCTCTTCAATCTGGTTTTCCTGCTCCCACTTGGTTTTTTCAGCGTCCTGCGCAGCGCGCAACTCCTCTTCCTTGTCACGCAACTCAACCGCTTTTTCAAATTCCTGATTTTCAATACGAATTTTCTTTTCGCGCACCACCGCATCGATCTCACGCTGGATCTTCCGCATATCCGGTGACTGGGTGTGCTTTTTAAGCCGGACCCGCGACCCGGCCTCATCAATAACATCGATCGCCTTATCAGGCAGAAAACGGTCACTGATGTAGCGATCTGCAAAGCGGACGGCTGTTTTGATCGAATCCTCACTGATCTTAACCTTGTGATGCACTTCGTAAGGCACCTTCAGGCCATTGATGATATCGATGGTCTCCTCAACCGAAGGTGGATTAACCACTATTGGCTGAAAACGCCTTTCCAACGCACCATTTTTCTCGATGTATTTTCGATATTCTTCGAGGGTAGTCGCGCCAATACACTGAATCTCACCACGAGACAGCGCCGGCTTCAGCATATTAGAAGCATCGACAGAACCTTCCGCCGCTCCCGCACCAACCAGAGTGTGCAATTCATCGATAAACAGAATGACGCTCTCATTCTGAATGATCTCCTTCATGATCCCCTTGAGCCGGGCCTCAAACTGACCTCGATACTTGGTTCCAGCAATCAACGAACCAAGATCCAGGGAAACCACCCGCTTATCGAAGAGAGAATCTGGAACCTCACGCTCAATAATAAGCTGCGCCAGCCCCTCAACGATAGCCGTCTTACCAACACCCGGCTCACCAATCAGAACAGGGTTGTTTTTGGTACGACGACTCAGAATCTGAATGACCCGCTCAATTTCCTTACTACGGCCGATGATTGGATCCAGCTTGCCCTGCATGGCCATGGCGGTCAGGTCGCGACTGAATTCGTCAAGCGTCGGTGTTTTACCTGCTTCCCGCGTGGCTTCGGATGGCTCGCGGAACATCTCCTCGAGCTTTTCCTTGACGTCATCAAAGTACATTCCAAATCCGTTCAATACACGGCAGGCGACCCCTTCTTTCTCTTTCAACAAACCAAGCAACAGATGCTCGGTGCCTATATAGTTGTGATTCAGGGAACGAGCCTCTTCAACCGCAAACTCCAGAACCTTTTTGGCACGTGAAGTAAATGGAATATCCCCAATCACCAGGGAATTTGAACTTCGCGGAAGGTTTTTTTCGAGCTCAGATTTTATCTGATTCAGATCAACACCAGACTTTTGGAGCAATGCAACCGCAATCCCTCCGCCATCCTTGATGATACCTTGCAGAATATGCTCGGTCCCTAAATACTCATGCCTGTATAATTCAGCCTCTT contains:
- a CDS encoding ATP-dependent Clp protease ATP-binding subunit, translated to MFKRFTERARRVIILAREEAELYRHEYLGTEHILQGIIKDGGGIAVALLQKSGVDLNQIKSELEKNLPRSSNSLVIGDIPFTSRAKKVLEFAVEEARSLNHNYIGTEHLLLGLLKEKEGVACRVLNGFGMYFDDVKEKLEEMFREPSEATREAGKTPTLDEFSRDLTAMAMQGKLDPIIGRSKEIERVIQILSRRTKNNPVLIGEPGVGKTAIVEGLAQLIIEREVPDSLFDKRVVSLDLGSLIAGTKYRGQFEARLKGIMKEIIQNESVILFIDELHTLVGAGAAEGSVDASNMLKPALSRGEIQCIGATTLEEYRKYIEKNGALERRFQPIVVNPPSVEETIDIINGLKVPYEVHHKVKISEDSIKTAVRFADRYISDRFLPDKAIDVIDEAGSRVRLKKHTQSPDMRKIQREIDAVVREKKIRIENQEFEKAVELRDKEEELRAAQDAEKTKWEQENQIEEPTISEEDIAAVVSSMTGIPLNRIEEKESTRLINMAEELAGKVVGQPTAVEAISKAIRRSRSGLKDLKRPIGCFLFLGPTGVGKTELAGALAEFMFGQRDALIRLDMSEYMEKFNVSRLTGAPPGYVGYEEGGQLTEKVRRKPYSVVLFDEIEKANSDVFHLLLQIMDDGRLTDSYGRVIDFKNTVIILTSNISSKMLDKGSMGFHSGEEDLSFEKMEKDLKQDLRKMFNPEFLNRLSDTIVFKPLSLESVTKILDIQIQLLNEQLIQQGLTIDMTEDAKKWLAEKGYDRNFGARPLRRAIQKHLEDVLSDEMLKGRFKNGGVIEVSLSGDELSFAEKSGALNPVP